The Thioalkalivibrio sulfidiphilus HL-EbGr7 genome includes a window with the following:
- the ahcY gene encoding adenosylhomocysteinase translates to MNAVMNPKHDYIVADINQADFGRKEIAIAETEMPGLMAVREEFAKAQPLKGARIAGSLHMTIQTAVLIQTLEALGAEVRWASCNIYSTQDHAAAAIAANGTPVFAYKGETLDDYWDYAHRIFEWHDGGSANMILDDGGDATLLLILGTQAESDPSVLAKPGNDEERALFASIKKRLAESPNWYSNIKKNIQGVTEETTTGVHRLYQMQKDGTLPFPAINVNDSVTKSKFDNLYGCRESLVDAIKRATDVMIAGKIAVVCGYGDVGKGSAQSLRGLGATVWITEIDPICALQAAMEGYRVVTMDEAAGKADIFVTATGNKNVITHDHMAAMKNQAIVCNIGHFDSEIDVASLRKHQWENIKPQVDHVIFPDGKRIILLAEGRLVNLGCGTGHPSFVMSNSFTNQVMAQIELFCHGDRYKNEVYVLPKHLDEKVAALHLKKIGANLTRLTEEQARYLGLPVDGPFKPEHYRY, encoded by the coding sequence ATGAATGCTGTGATGAACCCGAAGCACGACTACATCGTTGCCGACATCAACCAGGCCGACTTCGGCCGCAAGGAAATCGCCATCGCCGAGACCGAAATGCCCGGCCTGATGGCGGTACGCGAGGAATTCGCCAAGGCCCAGCCGCTCAAGGGCGCCCGCATCGCCGGCAGCCTGCACATGACCATCCAGACCGCGGTGCTGATCCAGACCCTGGAGGCCCTCGGCGCCGAGGTCCGCTGGGCCTCCTGCAACATCTACTCCACCCAGGACCACGCCGCCGCAGCCATCGCCGCCAACGGCACGCCGGTGTTCGCCTACAAGGGCGAGACCCTGGACGACTACTGGGACTACGCCCATCGCATCTTCGAGTGGCATGACGGCGGCAGCGCCAACATGATCCTGGACGACGGCGGTGACGCCACCCTGCTGCTCATCCTGGGCACCCAGGCCGAGTCCGATCCCTCCGTGTTGGCGAAGCCCGGCAACGACGAAGAGCGCGCCCTGTTCGCCTCCATCAAGAAGCGCCTGGCCGAATCGCCCAACTGGTACTCCAACATCAAGAAGAACATCCAGGGCGTGACCGAGGAGACCACCACCGGCGTGCATCGTCTCTATCAGATGCAGAAGGACGGCACCCTGCCCTTCCCCGCCATCAACGTCAACGACTCGGTCACCAAGTCCAAGTTCGACAACCTGTACGGCTGCCGCGAGTCCCTGGTGGACGCCATCAAGCGCGCCACCGACGTGATGATCGCCGGCAAGATCGCCGTGGTGTGCGGTTACGGTGACGTGGGCAAGGGCAGCGCCCAGTCCCTGCGCGGCCTGGGTGCTACCGTATGGATCACCGAGATCGACCCCATCTGCGCCCTGCAGGCGGCCATGGAGGGTTACCGGGTGGTGACCATGGACGAGGCCGCCGGCAAGGCGGACATCTTCGTCACCGCCACCGGCAACAAGAACGTGATCACCCACGACCACATGGCAGCCATGAAGAACCAGGCCATCGTGTGCAACATCGGTCACTTCGACTCCGAGATCGACGTGGCGTCCCTGCGCAAGCACCAGTGGGAGAACATCAAGCCCCAGGTGGATCACGTGATCTTCCCGGACGGCAAGCGCATCATCCTGCTGGCCGAGGGCCGGTTGGTGAACCTGGGCTGCGGCACGGGCCACCCGAGCTTCGTGATGTCCAACTCCTTCACCAACCAGGTGATGGCCCAGATCGAGCTCTTCTGCCACGGCGACCGCTACAAGAACGAGGTCTACGTGCTGCCCAAGCACCTGGACGAAAAGGTGGCGGCCCTGCACCTGAAGAAGATCGGCGCCAATCTCACCCGGCTCACCGAGGAGCAGGCCAGGTACCTGGGTCTGCCGGTGGACGGTCCCTTCAAGCCGGAACACTACCGGTATTAA
- the metK gene encoding methionine adenosyltransferase: MKNNYLFTSESVSEGHPDKMADQVSDAIVDAILAQDPHARVACETLVKTGMVVLAGEITTHANVDYEALVREVVVDIGYDDSDVGFDGNTCAVLNAIGKQSPDIAQGVDRDVSNRENQGAGDQGLMFGYASNETENLMPAPIFYAHNLVRRQAEVRKHGELSWLRPDAKSQITFRYEDGQPVGIDAVVLSTQHDPEIDQKDLRDAVMDMILKPVLPAQWLDACPAENIHINPTGKFVIGGPVGDCGLTGRKIIVDTYGGMARHGGGAFSGKDPSKVDRSAAYAGRYVAKNIVAAGLADRCEIQVSYAIGVARPTSISIETFGTGKVADRRIVELVREHFDLRPWGIITMLDLLRPIYRGTAAYGHFGREDLDLPWERTDKAADLAAAAGLK; encoded by the coding sequence ATGAAAAACAACTACCTGTTCACCTCCGAGTCCGTTTCCGAGGGTCATCCCGACAAGATGGCCGACCAGGTCTCCGACGCCATCGTGGACGCCATCCTCGCCCAGGACCCCCATGCCCGGGTGGCCTGCGAGACCCTGGTGAAGACTGGCATGGTCGTACTGGCCGGTGAGATCACCACCCATGCCAACGTGGACTACGAGGCCCTGGTGCGCGAGGTGGTGGTGGACATCGGCTATGACGACTCCGACGTGGGCTTCGACGGCAACACCTGCGCCGTGCTCAACGCCATCGGCAAGCAGTCCCCGGACATCGCCCAGGGCGTTGACCGGGACGTGAGCAACCGGGAAAACCAGGGCGCCGGCGACCAGGGTCTGATGTTCGGCTATGCCAGCAACGAGACCGAGAACCTGATGCCGGCACCGATCTTCTACGCCCACAACCTGGTGCGCCGCCAGGCCGAGGTGCGCAAGCACGGCGAGCTGTCCTGGCTGCGCCCGGATGCCAAGAGCCAGATCACCTTCCGTTATGAGGATGGCCAGCCGGTGGGCATTGATGCGGTGGTGCTCTCCACCCAGCACGATCCGGAGATCGACCAGAAGGACCTGCGCGACGCGGTCATGGACATGATCCTCAAGCCCGTGCTGCCCGCCCAGTGGCTAGACGCCTGCCCGGCCGAGAACATCCACATCAACCCGACCGGCAAGTTCGTCATCGGCGGCCCGGTGGGTGACTGCGGCCTGACCGGGCGCAAGATCATCGTCGACACCTACGGCGGCATGGCCCGCCACGGCGGCGGCGCCTTCTCCGGCAAGGACCCCTCCAAGGTGGACCGCTCCGCCGCCTACGCCGGCCGTTACGTGGCCAAGAACATCGTCGCCGCGGGGCTGGCAGACCGCTGCGAGATCCAGGTCTCCTACGCCATCGGCGTGGCCAGGCCCACCTCCATCAGCATCGAGACCTTCGGCACCGGCAAGGTGGCCGACCGGCGCATCGTCGAACTGGTGCGCGAGCACTTCGACCTGCGCCCCTGGGGCATCATCACCATGCTGGACCTGCTGCGCCCCATCTACCGTGGCACCGCCGCCTACGGCCACTTCGGCCGCGAGGACCTGGACCTGCCCTGGGAACGCACCGACAAGGCCGCCGACCTGGCCGCGGCTGCCGGCTTGAAGTGA
- the metF gene encoding methylenetetrahydrofolate reductase [NAD(P)H] encodes MKSQKAYEKVFSFEFFPPKTDEGAEKLRKAREALAELKPKFFSVTYGAGGSTQARTLDTVLEIQRDARFEAAPHLSCIGSTREHIREILELYRNNGIRHIVALRGDMPSGMRGEPGELRYANELVEFIRQETGDHFFIEVAAYPEMHPQAPSYEKDLENFKRKVDAGADSAITQYFYNADAYYHFVDSCEKMGVTLPIVPGIMPITNYTQLARFSDACGADIPRWIRKRLEGFGDDSAAIRAFGEDVVTRLCEKLLEAGAPGLHFYTMNQAGPTLAIWNNLGLGGR; translated from the coding sequence ATGAAATCACAGAAAGCATACGAGAAAGTATTCAGTTTCGAGTTCTTCCCGCCCAAGACCGACGAGGGCGCGGAGAAACTGCGCAAGGCCCGGGAGGCCCTGGCCGAACTGAAACCCAAGTTCTTCTCCGTCACCTACGGCGCCGGCGGTTCGACCCAGGCGCGCACCCTGGACACGGTGCTGGAGATCCAGCGCGATGCCCGCTTCGAGGCGGCACCCCACCTCTCCTGCATCGGTTCCACGCGGGAGCATATCCGCGAGATCCTGGAGCTGTATCGCAACAACGGCATCCGCCACATCGTCGCCCTGCGCGGCGACATGCCCTCGGGCATGCGCGGCGAGCCGGGCGAGCTGCGCTACGCCAATGAACTGGTGGAATTCATCCGCCAGGAGACCGGCGATCACTTCTTCATCGAGGTGGCCGCCTACCCGGAGATGCATCCCCAGGCACCCAGCTATGAAAAGGACCTGGAGAACTTCAAGCGCAAGGTGGATGCAGGCGCCGATTCGGCCATCACCCAGTATTTCTACAACGCCGACGCCTATTACCACTTCGTGGACAGCTGCGAGAAGATGGGCGTGACCCTGCCCATCGTGCCCGGCATCATGCCCATCACCAACTACACCCAGCTGGCGCGCTTCTCGGACGCCTGCGGTGCCGACATTCCGCGCTGGATCCGCAAGCGCCTGGAGGGTTTCGGTGATGACAGCGCCGCCATCCGGGCCTTCGGCGAGGACGTGGTGACCCGCTTGTGCGAGAAGCTGCTGGAGGCCGGCGCACCGGGCCTGCACTTCTACACCATGAACCAGGCCGGCCCGACCCTGGCGATCTGGAACAACCTGGGCCTGGGCGGACGCTAG